TTACCCTGGCGACCTATATGGTGGAGGGCGGTTCGTCGAAAAGCTTTTTTTATACGAAAAAAATGATGTATTCAGCGCCGGAACTGTATAAGGCCATGGTGGATAAAGTGACGGAATCCATTATCACCTATCTGCAGGCCCAGGTGAAGGCCGGGGCCCAGGCCCTGCAGGTGTTTGATTCCTGGGCCGGGGCCCTGGCGCCCTGCGATTTCGAGGAATTCGCCCTGCCCTATGTGCAGCGGATCATCACCGCCCTCAAGCCTGCCGGGGTGCCGATCATCTATTTTGCCAACAACGGCGCCACGCTGCTTGCCATGAGCAAAACCAGCGGCGCGGACGTCATTGGTCTTGACTGGCGGGTGGATATCGCCGATGCGGTCAAGGTTTTCGGCCCGGATATCGCGGTGCAGGGCAACCTGGATCCCTGCGCCCTGCTGCTGCCCGAGGACAAGCTGGAAAAACGGATTGCCCGTATCCTGGAAGGTGGCAAAGGGGCCAAGGGTCATATCTTCAATCTCGGCCACGGCATCCTTCCCGAGACGCCGCCGGAAAAGGCCAAGTTCGTCGTTGATGCCGTTCACCGGCTGTCGGCGCGATGAAAAGGAAGTCGCGACACCATGATTCCCAAGATTGAAACCTGTCTGCGGATGATGGATGAGTATGGAATGCTCGAAAATATCAAGGAGCATTCCAAGGTCGTTACCCGGGTGGCGGAGCTGATCGCAACCGGGTTTGTCAAACGGGGCGAGCCCATCAATATCGATCTGGTGGTGACCGCCTCGTTGCTGCATGATATCGCGAAAACC
This region of Desulfobulbaceae bacterium DB1 genomic DNA includes:
- a CDS encoding uroporphyrinogen decarboxylase; translated protein: MNTNFLKACRGEEVSHTPIWIMRQAGRYLPDYHKVRGKVSFLELCKTPELAAEVTLQPVDILGVDAAILFSDILVTLDAMGMPLEFREKQGPVLPKPIRSKKDVDKLIVPDPDEKLGYVMDTIRILRKELAQKVPLIGFCGAPFTLATYMVEGGSSKSFFYTKKMMYSAPELYKAMVDKVTESIITYLQAQVKAGAQALQVFDSWAGALAPCDFEEFALPYVQRIITALKPAGVPIIYFANNGATLLAMSKTSGADVIGLDWRVDIADAVKVFGPDIAVQGNLDPCALLLPEDKLEKRIARILEGGKGAKGHIFNLGHGILPETPPEKAKFVVDAVHRLSAR